In Garra rufa chromosome 15, GarRuf1.0, whole genome shotgun sequence, a single genomic region encodes these proteins:
- the tmem230b gene encoding transmembrane protein 230b: MPARNTLNSEVRYSKLASDDDGYIDLQFKKSPPKVPYKAIALATGLFLIGSILIIIGSLLLAGYFEVNDHRDRTLPVLIIGILVFLPGFYHLRIAYYASKGYRGYSYDDIPDFDD, translated from the exons ATGCCAGCTCGAAACACTTTAAACAGTGAAGTCAGATACTCCAAACTAGCCAGTGATGATGATGGATACATTGATCTCCAG TTTAAGAAAAGTCCACCCAAAGTCCCTTATAAAGCGATCGCCCTGGCAACAGGTCTCTTCCTCATTGGCTCTATTCTGATCATCATCGGATCCCTCCTGTTAGCAGGATACTTTGAAGTTAATGAT CACCGCGATCGCACCCTCCCAGTCCTGATTATTGGAATCCTGGTCTTTCTTCCTGGGTTTTACCACCTGCGCATCGCCTATTACGCCTCCAAGGGTTATCGCGGTTATTCCTACGATGACATCCCTGACTTTGATGACTGA